A region from the Osmerus eperlanus chromosome 11, fOsmEpe2.1, whole genome shotgun sequence genome encodes:
- the LOC134028755 gene encoding cytochrome P450 2G1-like yields the protein MDVFSFLLLAGLVLVLVWLLTASGRRQYRLPPGPSTLPLIGNLAQVDKRAPYKSFLKWSESYGPVITVYLGPQRVVVLVGYEAVKEALVDQADDFTGRGPIPFLLKATRGYGLAISNGERWRQLRRFTLTTLRDFGMGRKGMEQWIQEERQHLVARMEGTKAVPFDPTFFLSCTVSNVICCLVYGQRFSYEDPSFLRLLKIFSAFLQFGSSPWGQLYNVFPTVMEHLPGKHHDAFAKMEEIRDFITKKIDEHRDTLNPGAPRDYIDCFLTRINQEKDNPTSEFHLNNLVSTVLNLFIAGTETTSTTIRYIIMVLIKYPQIQERMQQEIDSVIGQERCPLMEDRTSLPFTDAVIHESQRFMDLVPFSLPHYALKDIQFRGYEIPKGTLIIPLLHSVLNEETHWETPTSFNPQHFLDENSNFKKNPSFMPFSAGKRACVGESLARMEIFLFLVSLIQRFTFSSPSGPDSMNLAPEYSSFAKLPHSYQLIVTPR from the exons ATGGATGTGTTCAGCTTCCTGCTGTTggcagggctggtgctggttCTGGTGTGGCTGTTGACCGCGAGTGGCCGAAGACAATACCGTCTGCCCCCAGGACCCAGCACCCTCCCCCTCATAGGCAACCTGGCCCAGGTGGACAAACGAGCCCCCTACAAGAGCTTCCTTAAG TGGAGTGAAAGTTATGGGCCGGTCATAACCGTGTACCTGGGCCCCCAGCGGGTGGTGGTCCTGGTGGGTTACGAGGCTGTGAAGGAGGCCCTGGTCGACCAGGCTGATGACTTCACGGGCAGAGGGCCCATTCCGTTCCTACTCAAAGCTACCAGGGGCTACG GCTTGGCAATCAGCAACGGTGAACGTTGGCGCCAGCTACGCCGCTTCACCCTGACCACCCTCAGAGACTTTGGAATGGGCCGCAAGGGCATGGAGCAGTGgatacaggaggagagacaacatCTCGTAGCCCGCATGGAGGGCACCAAAG CCGTGCCCTTTGACCCCACCTTCTTCCTAAGCTGCACCGTGTCCAATGTAATCTGCTGCCTGGTGTACGGTCAGCGCTTCAGCTACGAGGACCCAAGCTTCCTGCGGCTGCTGAAGATCTTCTCTGCGTTCCTGCAGTTTGGAAGCAGCCCCTGGGGGCAG CTCTACAACGTGTTCCCCACGGTGATGGAACACCTGCCGGGGAAACACCACGACGCCTTCGCCAAAATGGAAGAGATAAGAGACTTCATCACGAAGAAGATCGATGAGCACAGGGACACTTTGAACCCAGGGGCACCGAGGGATTACATTGACTGTTTCCTCACCAGGATCAATCAG GAAAAGGACAACCCTACCTCTGAGTTTCATCTGAATAACCTGGTATCCACAGTGTTAAACCTGTTCATAGCAGGAACTGagaccaccagcaccaccatcaGATACATCATTATGGTACTCATCAAATACCCCCAAATTCAAG AGCGCATGCAGCAGGAGATTGACTCTGTAATTGGACAAGAGCGCTGCCCATTAATGGAGGACAGGACGTCCCTCCCCTTCACAGATGCAGTGATCCATGAATCGCAGCGTTTTATGGACTTAGTGCCCTTTAGCCTTCCTCACTATGCCTTAAAAGACATCCAGTTCCGAGGCTATGAAATTCCCAAG GGAACTTTAATCATTCCCCTGCTGCACTCTGTACTCAATGAGGAGACACACTGGGAAACACCCACGTCTTTTAACCCCCAACACTTCCTGGACGAGAACAGCAACTTTAAGAAGAACCCGTCGTTCATGCCTTTCTCTGCAG gaAAGAGAGCCTGTGTCGGGGAGTCGTTGGCTCGCATGGagatcttcctcttcctggtgtCTCTAATCCAGCGCTTCACTTTCTCCAGCCCGAGCGGGCCAGACAGCATGAACCTTGCCCCTGAGTACAGCAGTTTTGCCAAACTGCCCCACAGTTACCAGCTCATAGTCACCCCCCGGTGA
- the si:ch1073-83n3.2 gene encoding uncharacterized protein si:ch1073-83n3.2, with amino-acid sequence MNTAGVHRGFLRKYGGFMFKQWKEKYLVLTAEGSLMVCRDADSTIDQVVALQSGCEAIVEGKEILDMPRLPPGARRDCCFALILPQDKFLLLLCDNPEDCSLWLRLLRKVREGVMSPLTLQRQQSLTPCITDRDPLPETPSEKDPQSPRAIEATPHTSRIAERGGSFKERGQSFGNGSRRSTIRSASIAPPHRTSDCLRHGNSSDARAVRAVCLLMGGAAASSALGYLNSCAPTSPLASRPPELPHSTVFSDMAAGGPYHACSQAAADSPHFNSFDFEGDSDFDAFDCGGFAF; translated from the exons ATGAACACAGCAGGAGTACACCGCGGCTTCCTGAGAAAATATG GGGGCTTCATGTTCAAGCAGTGGAAAGAGAAGTACCTGGTGCTGACAGCAGAGGGCAGTCTCATGGTGTGTCGGGACGCAGACTCCACCATCGACCAGGTGGTGGCGCTGCAGAGCGGCTGTGAGGCCATcgtggaggggaaggagatcCTGGACATGCCCAGGCTCCCCCCGGGAGCCAGGAGAGACTGCTGCTTTGCCCTCATCCTTCCCCAGGACaagttcctcctgctcctctgtgaCAACCCAGAGGACTGCAG TCTCTGGCTGAGGTTGCTGAGGAAagtgagagag GGTGTGATGTCCCCCCTCACTCTGCAAAGACAGCAGAGTTTGACCCCATGCATCACTGACCGTGACCCTCTTCCAGAAACTCCCAGTGAGAAGGACCCCCAGTCGCCCCGAGCCATCGAGGCCACGCCCCACACCTCACGGATTGCTGAAAGAGGAGGTTCCTTCAAGGAGCGAGGGCAAAGTTTTG GAAACGGATCAAGACGGTCAACAATAAGGAGCGCCTCCATCGCCCCTCCTCACCGCACGTCGGACTGCCTTCGCCATGGCAACAGCAGTGATGCCCGGGCAGTCAGGGCGGTGTGCCTCCTAATGGGAggggccgccgcctcctcagcCCTGGGCTACCTCAACTCCTgcgcccccacctcccctctggcCAGCAGGCCTCCAGAGCTGCCTCACAGCACGGTCTTCTCTGACATGGCTGCCGGGGGGCCCTACCACGCCTGCAGCCAAGCCGCCGCCGACTCCCCCCACTTCAACAGCTTCGACTTTGAGGGAGACTCTGACTTTGACGCTTTTGATTGCGGAGGATTTGCTTTTTAG
- the LOC134028708 gene encoding LOW QUALITY PROTEIN: tyrosine-protein kinase receptor UFO-like (The sequence of the model RefSeq protein was modified relative to this genomic sequence to represent the inferred CDS: inserted 2 bases in 2 codons; deleted 1 base in 1 codon), with amino-acid sequence MESGSQWPVLMVFLSALFTSGGANPLTELHFVRSPNNVTSSLGKPVVLHCSLQGPGGEEEDPPDVVWMRDGQPLHYADTNQVQVPFSMDSWRVTSTLRIEKVKLPDMGSYRCAVMSDDHPTLSKEGHIQLEGLPHFSVEPQHMSVVANLTLSLHCVAHGPPEPVRVIWLQNGAPLNTLKDPVALSPSTLNLTGLNQTSTFSCEAHNRKGVATSASGTITVLPAQPHKLRAVEVTNSSLQLAWQPGFGGNYPITHCTVQTKQSGEVSSMGPDHMTDHMILNQDVNVPPTSLLLGXLEPHSPYAVRVSCHSSQEPPXWTPWVGLHTSQGVPDNPPVNVSAVLNGTDVLVSWEEPPGRLNGDLQGYLLEYSTPNMNQTVLDAGLYPELSINLSLPLSNVSFRLCAYTEAGLGPWTPLQTLTLITPEMEELKSRGLSSPPTFSWHWWYVVMAIAAAVALAVLMAVYVARLRRKETRFGEAFEPMMESGELVVRYRARRTYSRRTTEATLNTLGISDDLKHKLQDVMVDRHKLTLGKTLGEGEFGSVMEGLLTQEESALKVAVKTMKIAICTRTEMEDFLREAACMKEFDHHNVMRLLGVCLQTVESEGYPSPVVILPYMKHGDLHSYLLYSRLGDCPVFLPSQILVKFMTDIARGMEYLSRKNFIHRDLAARNCMLNENMNVCVADFGLSKKIYNGDYYRQGRISKMPVKWIAIESLADRVYTTKSDVWSFGVTMWEIATRGQTPYPGVENSEIYDYLRQGNRLKQPPDCLDSIYSMMFSCWLLSPKDRPGFQDLRCELEKALDELPDPQDPDEILYVNMEESSSELGAVGGRDPTGGPCLKGLESVATVEVHHPNRYVLCPQHETNRALSDSLDSLNVLASSSMATLPLQPSSHSTPTPSPAPTPTAEVLEDREWCGVRKVPW; translated from the exons ATGGAGAGCGGTTCTCAGTGGCCAGTGCTAATGGTGTTCCTGTCGGCTTTGTTTACATCGGGAGGTGCCAATCCCTTGACAG AGCTACATTTTGTGCGGAGCCCGAATAACGTGACGTCGTCGCTGGGCAAGCCTGTGGTGCTCCACTGCTCCCTGCAGGGAcccgggggggaggaggaggaccccCCTGATGTGGTGTGGATGAGGGACGGACAACCACTGCACTACGCAGACACCAACCAGGTGCAGGTCCCCTTCAGCATGGACAGCTGGAGGGTCACCAGCACGCTCAG GATAGAGAAGGTCAAGCTGCCAGACATGGGCTCGTATCGCTGTGCTGTGATGTCTGACGACCACCCCACCCTGTCTAAGGAAGGACACATCCAACTGGAGG GTCTGCCCCATTTCTCTGTGGAGCCCCAGCACATGTCAGTGGTGGCCAACCTCACCCTCAGCCTGCACTGCGTGGCCCACGGGCCTCCAGAACCAGTCCGGGTCATCTGGCTCCAGAATGGAGCTCCACTGAACACCCTGAAGGACCCAGTGGCACTGTCGCCTTCTACACTGAACCTCACAGG CCTGAACCAGACTAGCACCTTCTCCTGTGAAGCCCACAACCGCAAGGGTGTGGCCACCTCGGCCTCTGGCACCATCACCG TTCTTCCAGCCCAGCCCCACAAGCTGAGGGCTGTAGAAGTCACCAACTCCAGCCTGCAGCTGGCCTGGCAGCCAGGCTTTGGAGGAAACTAC CCCATCACCCATTGCACCGTGCAG ACAAAGCAATCGGGGGAGGTCTCCAGCATGGGCCCCGATCACATGACCGATCACATGATCCTCAACCAGGACGTGAACGTCCCCCCGACCAGCCTCTTGCTGG GCCTGGAGCCCCACAGCCCCTACGCAGTCAGGGTCTCCTGTCACAGCAGCCAGGAGCCTC TGTGGACACCCTGGGTGGGGCTCCACACCAGCCAAGGAG taccGGATAACCCCCCCGTGAACGTGAGCGCGGTGCTGAATGGTACAGATGTGCTGGTGAGCTGGGAGGAACCTCCTGGGAGGCTGAATGGAGACCTCCAGGGATACCTGCTGGAGTACAGCACCCCCAACATGAATCAG ACGGTGCTGGACGCAGGCCTCTACCCTGAGCTGTCCATCAACCTGTCCCTGCCCCTGTCCAACGTGTCCTTCAGGCTGTGTGCCTACACAGAGGCGGGCCTGGGACCCTGGACACCCCTGCAGAccctcaccctcatcacccctg AAATGGAGGAGCTGAAGTCCAGAG gcctgtcctccccccctaccTTCTCCTGGCACTGGTGGTATGTGGTGATGGCCATCGCGGCGGCCGTGGCCCTGGCTGTGCTCATGGCCGTGTACGTGGCTCGTCTGCGGAGGAAGGAGACTCGTTTTGG tgaGGCCTTTGAGCCCATGATGGAGAGTGGGGAGCTGGTGGTCCGGTACCGAGCCCGTCGCACATACAGCCGCAGAACCACCGAGGCTACCT TGAACACCCTTGGCATCAGTGACGATCTCAAGCACAAGCTGCAGGACGTGATGGTGGACAGACATAAACTAACCCTGGGAAAGACGCTGGGAGAAG gggaGTTTGGCTCTGTAATGGAGGGGCTGCTCACTCAAGAGGAGTCTGCTCTGAAGGTGGCAGTGAAGACCATGAAGA ttGCCATCTGCACTCGCACGGAGATGGAGGACTTCCTACGAGAGGCCGCGTGCATGAAGGAGTTTGACCACCACAACGTGATGAGGCTCCTAG GTGTGTGTCTTCAGACTGTGGAGAGTGAAGGTTATCCATCTCCTGTGGTGATCCTGCCCTACATGAAACATGGAGACCTGCACAGCTATCTGCTATACTCACGTCTGGGAGACTGCCCTGTG TTCCTCCCATCCCAGATACTGGTGAAGTTCATGACCGACATCGCCCGGGGGATGGAGTACCTGAGCAGGAAGAACTTCATCCACAGAGACCTGGCAGCTCGTAACTGCAT gctgaatGAGAACATGAACGTTTGTGTGGCGGACTTCGGCCTCTCCAAGAAGATCTACAACGGAGACTACTACCGCCAGGGCCGCATCTCCAAGATGCCCGTCAAGTGGATCGCCATCGAGAGCCTGGCTGACCGCGTCTACACCACTAAGAGTGACGTG tGGTCGTTTGGAGTGACCATGTGGGAGATAGCGACACGTGGTCAGACACCGTACCCTGGGGTGGAGAACAGTGAGATCTACGACTACCTGAGGCAGGGGAACCGCCTCAAGCAGCCTCCAGACTGCCTGGACAGCAT CTACTCCATGATGTTCTCCTGCTGGCTGCTGAGCCCCAAGGACCGACCCGGGTTCCAGGACCTGCGCTGCGAGCTGGAGAAGGCCCTGGACGAGCTCCCGGACCCGCAGGACCCCGACGAGATCCTCTACGTCAACATGGAGGAGTCCTCCTCGGAGCTGGGCGCTGTGGGGGGCCGGGACCCCACGGGGGGCCCCTGTTTGAAGGGCCTGGAGTCTGTGGCCACGGTGGAGGTGCACCACCCCAACCGTTACGTCCTCTGTCCTCAGCACGAGACCAACCGAGCGCTCTCCGACTCGCTGGATAGTCTCAACGTCCTGGCGTCCTCCTCCATGGccaccctgcccctccagccctcctctcactccACCCCCACGCCCTCGCCCGCCCCCACGCCCACAGCCGAGGTCCTGGAGGACAGGGAGTGGTGTGGGGTCAGGAAGGTACCCTGGTAG